In the genome of Mycobacterium kansasii ATCC 12478, one region contains:
- a CDS encoding GNAT family N-acetyltransferase, with amino-acid sequence MTTDKTGAETTVTAEPGRYTIAVGGRTVGFASYLDRGSQRVFDHTEVDPKFGGRGLATILVERALEEARADGKRIVPVCSMVVTVLNKHPEYADITDTV; translated from the coding sequence ATGACCACCGACAAGACCGGTGCGGAGACCACGGTCACCGCCGAGCCGGGCAGGTACACGATCGCGGTTGGGGGTAGAACCGTTGGCTTCGCCAGCTACCTCGACCGTGGCAGTCAGCGGGTCTTCGACCACACCGAAGTCGACCCGAAGTTCGGCGGTCGCGGGCTGGCGACCATTCTCGTCGAGAGGGCGCTGGAGGAGGCGCGAGCGGACGGCAAGCGCATCGTCCCGGTCTGCTCCATGGTCGTCACCGTGCTCAACAAACATCCCGAATACGCCGACATCACCGACACCGTCTAA
- a CDS encoding pirin family protein: MSNLEAAPTEVACRASQTTGIEVLHPREVPLGGPRAIPVQRTLPQRQRSLIGAWCFLDHYGPVTGRAARMDVAPHPHTGLQTVSWLFSGEVEHRDSAGVHAIIRPGELNLMTAGAGICHSEVSIPSGPDSVLHGAQLWVALPDAARHTGRDFAHYAPEPIALPGAQARVFLGELAGSRSPAHTFTPLLGAQVDLDSNAALDVDVDPAFEHGVLCDAGEIEIGQTALAVGDLGYQGPGRNTLHMANAGGQPGRVLLLGGTPFTEELVMWWNFVGRNHDEIVTYRQLWQARDERFGAVTGYQGTLARLPAPPLPATRLLPRQVPNRKDAG; encoded by the coding sequence ATGAGCAACCTCGAAGCCGCACCGACTGAAGTTGCCTGTCGCGCTTCCCAGACCACGGGTATCGAAGTGCTGCACCCGCGCGAAGTTCCATTGGGCGGACCACGGGCGATCCCCGTACAACGCACCCTGCCGCAGCGGCAGCGATCACTGATCGGCGCCTGGTGTTTTCTCGACCACTACGGCCCCGTGACCGGACGCGCCGCGCGTATGGACGTCGCACCTCATCCGCACACCGGGCTGCAAACGGTGAGCTGGTTGTTCAGCGGCGAGGTGGAACACCGTGACAGCGCGGGTGTGCACGCGATAATCCGGCCCGGCGAGCTGAACCTGATGACCGCGGGCGCGGGGATCTGTCATTCCGAAGTGTCAATTCCCTCCGGCCCGGATTCGGTCCTGCACGGCGCCCAGCTGTGGGTGGCCCTGCCTGACGCAGCGCGCCACACCGGGCGAGACTTCGCGCACTACGCGCCCGAACCGATTGCACTGCCGGGCGCCCAAGCGCGGGTCTTTCTGGGCGAGCTTGCCGGAAGCCGTTCGCCGGCACACACGTTCACGCCGCTGCTGGGCGCCCAGGTCGATCTGGACTCCAACGCTGCGCTGGACGTCGACGTCGACCCGGCATTCGAGCACGGAGTGCTCTGCGATGCCGGCGAGATCGAGATCGGCCAGACTGCGCTCGCGGTCGGCGACCTGGGCTACCAAGGCCCGGGTCGCAACACCCTGCACATGGCCAACGCCGGGGGCCAGCCCGGGCGGGTGCTGCTGCTGGGCGGCACGCCCTTCACCGAGGAATTGGTGATGTGGTGGAACTTCGTCGGGCGCAACCACGATGAGATCGTCACCTATCGGCAGCTGTGGCAGGCCCGCGACGAACGCTTCGGCGCCGTCACGGGATACCAGGGCACGCTGGCTCGGCTGCCTGCCCCGCCACTGCCCGCTACCCGGCTGCTTCCCAGGCAAGTACCGAACCGAAAGGATGCCGGATGA
- a CDS encoding acyl-CoA dehydrogenase family protein, with protein sequence MTFDLTPTAAQHDLARRTHEFAEEVIRPVALDYDQRQEFPWPVLEEAARRGFYSPLFYRDLIGDPTGLSLPMFMEELFWGCAGIGLAIVMPALALSAIGQAASPEQMLQWAPECFGTPGDLKLAALAISEPEGGSDVRNLRTRARRDGDDWIIDGHKMWIGNGGIANVHVVNAVVDEDLGHRGQALFVVPGGTPGLELVRKLDKLGCRASHTAELRFNGARVPGANLLGGQEKLEHKLAKARELVAGGKRSSSATLGTFEQTRPMVAAQAIGIARAALEYATSYATEREAFGGPIIDNQGIAFPLADLATQIDAARLLTWRASWMAANGVSFERGEGSMSKLAASEIAVKATERAIQTMGGWGYITDHPVEKWYRDAKLYTIFEGTSEIQRMVISNALGAAVGTPPLHVVLEPSGGPLNRIFGRGTPLRSRAADAALSMQDRLPEPVMRAAMKVLRPPGR encoded by the coding sequence ATGACGTTCGACCTGACACCGACCGCAGCACAACACGATCTGGCCCGGCGCACGCACGAGTTCGCCGAAGAGGTGATTCGGCCGGTGGCGCTCGATTACGACCAGCGCCAGGAGTTTCCCTGGCCGGTGCTCGAGGAGGCGGCCCGGCGCGGGTTCTACAGCCCGCTGTTCTACCGGGATCTGATCGGCGATCCGACGGGCCTGTCGCTACCTATGTTCATGGAGGAGCTGTTCTGGGGATGCGCCGGAATCGGCCTGGCGATCGTTATGCCCGCGCTGGCGCTGTCGGCCATCGGCCAGGCCGCCTCCCCGGAACAGATGCTGCAGTGGGCGCCGGAATGTTTCGGCACCCCAGGTGATCTGAAACTCGCGGCGTTGGCGATCTCAGAACCCGAGGGCGGCAGCGACGTCCGCAATCTGCGTACCCGTGCCCGTCGCGACGGTGACGACTGGATCATCGACGGACACAAGATGTGGATCGGCAACGGGGGAATCGCCAACGTGCACGTGGTCAATGCCGTGGTCGACGAGGATCTCGGCCACCGGGGTCAGGCGCTGTTCGTGGTCCCCGGCGGCACGCCGGGACTGGAACTGGTGCGAAAGCTCGACAAGCTGGGTTGTCGCGCTTCGCACACCGCCGAGTTGCGATTCAACGGCGCCCGCGTCCCGGGCGCCAACCTGCTCGGCGGGCAGGAAAAGCTCGAACACAAACTTGCCAAAGCCCGCGAACTCGTTGCCGGTGGAAAGCGTTCCAGCTCGGCGACTTTGGGCACTTTCGAGCAGACCCGCCCCATGGTGGCCGCCCAGGCTATCGGGATTGCCCGCGCCGCGTTGGAGTACGCGACATCGTATGCCACCGAGCGCGAGGCGTTCGGCGGGCCCATCATCGACAACCAAGGCATCGCATTTCCATTGGCGGACTTGGCAACTCAGATCGACGCCGCCCGACTGCTGACGTGGCGGGCCTCCTGGATGGCGGCCAACGGAGTATCCTTCGAGCGGGGCGAGGGCTCGATGTCGAAGCTGGCCGCTAGCGAGATCGCCGTCAAGGCCACCGAACGCGCCATCCAAACCATGGGCGGCTGGGGCTACATCACCGATCACCCGGTGGAAAAGTGGTATCGAGATGCCAAGCTGTACACCATCTTCGAGGGCACCAGCGAAATCCAGCGGATGGTCATCTCGAACGCGCTCGGCGCTGCCGTCGGCACCCCGCCACTACATGTTGTGCTCGAACCGTCCGGTGGACCGCTGAACCGGATCTTCGGTCGGGGCACGCCGCTGAGATCGCGCGCCGCCGACGCGGCGCTGTCGATGCAGGACCGGCTCCCCGAACCGGTGATGCGGGCGGCCATGAAGGTACTGCGGCCGCCGGGCCGGTGA
- a CDS encoding DUF3662 and FHA domain-containing protein, producing the protein MGSQKGLVQRIERKLESTVGDAFARMFGGSIVPQEVEALLRREAADGVRSLEGNRLLAPNEYIITLSVHDSEKLGADPDLTSKAFARYLADYIQEQGWQTYGDVVVRFEQSPNLHTGQFRARGTVNPDVEPRRTVTAYARPQSNHAFGAEPGVPPMTDNSSYRGGPGQGPDEYYDDRYARPQEEPRSGSPGGPDPRGGYPPEGGGYPPQPGYPPPPRQPDQGGGYPEQRGYQDQGGYPEQGYPDQGGYPEQRGYQDQGGYPSSYEQRPPGYSGPGYDQGYRQGGGYGQPPGGGYGQPPGGYGQPPSGYGQPPGGGYGQPPGGQPGYGGYGDYGREPARQEDGGYGAPGGPGAPPQAPPEPQRPAYPDQGAGYEQGGYDQGYQQGGGGYGRQEYGSGDYTQYAETPAPGGYPAQAGGYAEPARDYDYGQSAAPDYGQPAGGYGGYGQGGYGSPGNTVTLQLDDGSGRTYQLRDGSNIIGRGQDAQFRLPDTGVSRRHLEIRWDGQVALLTDLNSTNGTTVNNAPVQEWQLADGDVIRLGHSEIIVRIH; encoded by the coding sequence ATGGGTAGCCAGAAGGGCCTGGTTCAGCGCATCGAGCGCAAACTCGAGTCAACCGTCGGGGATGCATTTGCCCGGATGTTCGGGGGATCGATCGTCCCGCAAGAGGTAGAAGCCCTGTTGCGACGGGAAGCCGCGGACGGTGTGCGCTCACTCGAGGGAAATCGCCTTTTGGCGCCCAACGAGTACATCATTACCCTCAGTGTGCACGACTCGGAGAAATTGGGTGCAGACCCGGATCTCACGTCGAAGGCATTTGCTCGGTACTTGGCGGACTATATCCAAGAACAGGGGTGGCAAACGTATGGTGATGTGGTGGTCCGGTTCGAGCAATCGCCGAACCTGCATACCGGCCAGTTCCGCGCCCGCGGGACTGTTAACCCCGACGTCGAGCCCCGCCGGACGGTCACCGCTTACGCCCGGCCACAATCGAACCACGCGTTTGGCGCAGAACCAGGAGTACCACCGATGACTGACAATTCGAGCTACCGCGGCGGTCCGGGGCAGGGGCCCGACGAGTACTACGACGACCGCTACGCCCGTCCGCAAGAGGAGCCGCGCAGCGGCTCGCCTGGCGGGCCGGACCCGCGCGGCGGATATCCGCCGGAAGGCGGCGGCTACCCGCCCCAGCCCGGATACCCGCCGCCACCTCGTCAGCCGGACCAGGGCGGCGGCTACCCCGAACAACGCGGCTACCAAGACCAAGGCGGCTACCCCGAACAGGGCTACCCAGATCAGGGCGGCTACCCCGAACAACGCGGCTACCAGGATCAGGGCGGCTACCCCTCGTCGTACGAGCAGCGTCCGCCCGGCTACTCCGGCCCCGGCTACGACCAGGGTTACCGCCAGGGCGGCGGCTACGGCCAGCCACCCGGCGGCGGCTACGGCCAACCACCCGGCGGGTACGGACAACCGCCGAGCGGCTATGGCCAACCACCCGGCGGCGGCTACGGCCAACCACCCGGCGGCCAGCCCGGTTACGGGGGCTACGGCGACTACGGCCGCGAACCCGCGCGCCAGGAGGACGGTGGTTACGGCGCTCCCGGTGGTCCTGGCGCTCCGCCACAGGCCCCGCCGGAACCACAGCGGCCGGCATATCCCGACCAGGGCGCCGGCTACGAGCAGGGCGGCTACGACCAGGGCTATCAACAGGGTGGCGGCGGATACGGCCGTCAGGAGTACGGATCAGGCGACTACACCCAGTACGCCGAAACTCCGGCCCCCGGCGGCTACCCCGCCCAGGCTGGCGGGTACGCCGAGCCGGCTCGCGACTACGACTACGGCCAGTCGGCTGCTCCCGACTATGGCCAGCCGGCGGGCGGCTACGGCGGCTATGGGCAAGGCGGCTACGGATCACCCGGAAATACGGTGACCCTGCAGCTCGACGATGGCAGTGGCCGTACTTATCAGCTGCGCGACGGCTCCAACATCATCGGGCGCGGACAGGACGCCCAGTTCCGGTTGCCCGACACCGGCGTCTCACGCCGGCACCTGGAGATCCGTTGGGACGGGCAGGTCGCGCTGCTGACGGACCTGAACTCCACCAACGGCACGACCGTCAACAACGCACCGGTACAGGAGTGGCAATTGGCCGACGGCGACGTGATCCGCTTGGGCCATTCCGAGATCATCGTCCGCATTCACTGA
- a CDS encoding ammonium transporter, producing the protein MTPGLAIFYGGMVRTTGVLNMIMMSFISIPLVTVAWLLVGYSLAFSDGGAGGFLGGLAHAGMLGISPQTLHGSVPELLYATFQLSFAIITAALVSGAIADRAKFAAWMVFVPIWAVAVYCVIAHWVWAPSGWLLKMGVLDYAGGLVVEIVSGSSALALALVLGPRIGFKVEAMRPHNLPFVLLGVGLLWFGWFGFNAGSALAANGLAAAIFLNTLVAGCLGMLGWLAVEQFRDGKPTTFGAASGVVAGLVAITPSCGTVNTLGAAVVGLMAGVVCSFAIAVKFKLNYDDSLDVVGVHFVGGVVGVLLIGLLATAVMTQGPKGLFYGGGLGQLGKQALAMVVVALYAFAVSYVLALLIERSMGFRLSREDEVSGVDLTQHAETAYPEGVYGHQAPRRPSLGSGSRPRSNEDDDT; encoded by the coding sequence ATGACGCCCGGGCTGGCGATTTTCTACGGGGGCATGGTCCGCACCACCGGCGTGCTCAACATGATCATGATGAGCTTCATCTCCATACCACTGGTGACGGTGGCATGGTTGCTGGTCGGTTACAGCCTGGCGTTCTCCGATGGCGGCGCGGGCGGATTTCTGGGCGGACTGGCGCACGCCGGGATGCTCGGCATAAGCCCGCAGACTCTGCACGGGTCGGTGCCGGAACTGCTGTATGCCACCTTCCAGCTGAGCTTCGCGATCATCACCGCCGCCCTGGTCAGCGGCGCCATCGCCGACCGGGCCAAGTTCGCGGCCTGGATGGTGTTCGTGCCCATCTGGGCGGTGGCGGTGTATTGCGTTATCGCGCACTGGGTGTGGGCACCGAGCGGGTGGCTGTTGAAGATGGGGGTGCTCGACTATGCGGGCGGGCTGGTCGTCGAGATCGTCTCGGGTTCCTCGGCGCTCGCATTGGCGTTGGTATTGGGTCCGCGCATCGGTTTCAAGGTAGAAGCCATGCGCCCGCACAACCTACCGTTCGTGCTCCTCGGCGTGGGACTGCTGTGGTTCGGCTGGTTCGGGTTCAACGCCGGTTCGGCGCTGGCCGCCAACGGACTGGCCGCCGCGATCTTCCTCAACACCTTGGTCGCCGGCTGCCTGGGCATGCTGGGATGGCTTGCGGTGGAACAGTTCCGGGACGGCAAGCCGACCACCTTCGGCGCCGCCTCCGGTGTGGTCGCCGGCTTGGTGGCGATCACGCCGTCGTGCGGCACGGTGAACACCCTGGGCGCCGCCGTCGTCGGTCTGATGGCCGGCGTCGTGTGCTCCTTCGCCATCGCGGTGAAGTTCAAACTCAACTACGACGACTCTCTTGACGTCGTGGGGGTGCACTTCGTCGGCGGAGTGGTCGGTGTGCTGCTGATCGGGCTGCTCGCCACCGCGGTGATGACCCAAGGCCCGAAGGGACTCTTCTACGGGGGCGGGCTGGGTCAACTCGGCAAGCAGGCGCTGGCGATGGTGGTGGTAGCACTCTACGCGTTCGCGGTCAGCTACGTGCTGGCCCTGCTGATCGAGCGTTCCATGGGGTTCCGACTCAGCCGAGAGGACGAGGTGAGCGGTGTCGACCTCACCCAACACGCCGAGACGGCCTATCCGGAGGGCGTCTACGGGCACCAGGCCCCCCGGCGCCCGTCGTTGGGCAGCGGGTCTCGCCCGCGGTCGAACGAGGACGACGACACCTGA
- a CDS encoding YdeI/OmpD-associated family protein — translation MSHGQVPGGVVHGLPADLRNALIANATALAAWNDITPLARNEFICWVEDAKQPTTRERRIRRTQEELEEGKRRPCCWPGCRHRERTGR, via the coding sequence GTGAGTCATGGCCAAGTGCCCGGCGGGGTGGTGCATGGGCTGCCCGCCGACCTGCGTAACGCGTTGATCGCCAACGCCACGGCTCTGGCTGCGTGGAATGACATCACGCCGTTGGCGCGCAACGAGTTCATCTGTTGGGTCGAGGACGCCAAGCAACCGACGACCCGAGAGCGGCGCATCCGCCGGACCCAGGAGGAGCTGGAAGAAGGCAAGCGGCGTCCCTGCTGCTGGCCCGGGTGCCGGCATCGCGAACGTACTGGCAGGTAA
- a CDS encoding PPE family protein: MTAPDWMAWMALPPEVHSAQLSSGPGPGAFLAAAGAYQVLSAEYGSAVGELAAVLNAVQGGSWQGPTAEEYVAAHAPYLVWLEQARGKSIAAGLQHQLAAQAYTAALASMPTLAELAANHVVHGVLVATNFFGINTIPIALNEADYFRMWVQAATTMSIYQAVSNVAADSVPATSPAPPLLKADTSDAADPAQLTALASATDAGNQLNLADLVSQLLQAYINYVEQLYAPIIDFLQDPVGNGMQLITDFLTNPSQALVAWGPFLFAVAYQAFSWVGASLTYPQLILDPLLGTILRVVIGVGEQLLVQVPAAAAAGDLAGGAGGSVAPAAYPVAWPAVGVASSVTAPVAAPAASAAASAGTAPAAPAAPAAVTYAVGGFDPDEGFPPALTHNSGAKVPSVGVPAPAAAVSAREQRRARRRRKTTEPQRQYADEFMDMDGDAGNDLREDLPEDVEDLRAAASSRGAGAIGFGGTAAKGNADAAGLVTLPAHSFDDGPASPMLPATWDADGSQART, from the coding sequence ATGACGGCGCCGGACTGGATGGCCTGGATGGCATTGCCACCCGAGGTGCATTCCGCGCAGTTGTCCAGTGGACCCGGCCCGGGTGCGTTCCTGGCCGCCGCGGGGGCCTACCAGGTGCTCAGCGCCGAGTACGGTTCGGCTGTCGGCGAACTCGCGGCCGTACTGAACGCGGTCCAGGGCGGTTCGTGGCAGGGTCCGACCGCCGAAGAGTACGTCGCTGCGCACGCCCCCTACCTGGTTTGGCTCGAGCAGGCCCGCGGCAAGAGCATTGCCGCAGGGCTACAGCACCAGCTCGCCGCCCAGGCCTACACGGCAGCGCTGGCGAGCATGCCGACCCTGGCGGAGCTGGCCGCCAACCACGTTGTTCATGGTGTGCTGGTCGCGACCAATTTTTTCGGGATCAACACGATCCCGATCGCGCTCAACGAGGCGGATTACTTCCGCATGTGGGTTCAGGCCGCCACCACCATGAGCATCTATCAAGCGGTGTCGAACGTTGCCGCGGACTCCGTCCCGGCCACATCGCCCGCCCCGCCGCTACTCAAGGCGGATACCAGCGACGCCGCCGACCCCGCGCAGTTGACGGCCCTGGCATCGGCCACCGACGCCGGCAACCAATTGAACCTCGCGGACCTGGTTTCGCAACTACTGCAGGCATACATCAACTACGTCGAGCAACTCTATGCGCCGATCATCGATTTCTTGCAGGACCCGGTGGGCAACGGCATGCAGTTGATCACCGATTTCTTGACCAATCCGTCGCAGGCGTTGGTCGCGTGGGGGCCGTTCCTGTTCGCCGTTGCCTACCAGGCCTTCTCTTGGGTCGGGGCGTCACTCACCTATCCCCAACTGATACTCGACCCGCTGCTGGGGACGATTCTGCGGGTAGTGATCGGCGTGGGTGAACAGCTCCTGGTTCAGGTTCCGGCGGCAGCCGCAGCGGGTGACCTCGCCGGCGGGGCCGGGGGGTCCGTGGCGCCAGCCGCGTACCCGGTGGCCTGGCCGGCGGTGGGTGTGGCTTCGAGCGTGACCGCTCCGGTCGCCGCGCCGGCTGCCTCGGCAGCGGCGAGTGCCGGCACTGCGCCCGCTGCACCGGCGGCTCCGGCGGCGGTGACTTATGCCGTGGGCGGCTTCGACCCTGACGAAGGTTTTCCTCCCGCGTTGACCCATAACAGCGGCGCCAAGGTGCCGTCGGTCGGTGTGCCCGCCCCGGCCGCGGCGGTCTCGGCGCGCGAACAACGGCGTGCTCGTCGCCGACGTAAGACGACGGAGCCGCAGCGTCAGTACGCCGACGAATTCATGGATATGGACGGCGACGCCGGGAACGACCTCCGCGAAGATCTCCCTGAAGACGTTGAAGACCTGCGCGCCGCCGCATCCAGCCGCGGTGCGGGCGCGATCGGCTTCGGCGGCACCGCCGCCAAGGGCAACGCCGATGCGGCCGGATTGGTCACGCTGCCCGCCCACAGCTTCGACGACGGTCCGGCCAGCCCGATGCTGCCGGCCACGTGGGACGCCGACGGCTCGCAGGCGCGGACTTAG